The nucleotide sequence GTAACAAGGTAGCCGTAGGAGAACCTGCGGCTGGATCACCTCCTTTCTATGGAGAACCTGCTCTAAAGATATCCAAGAGATACTTAGAGCGCAGGTCTGACCAATCTCTGTTCAATTTTGAGAGACCAACGTCTTTCAGGTGGAAGAAATTACAGGTTGACGCTAACGCGTCAGCGGTGTAAAATATTATTCCGTTGTTCTTTGAAAATTGCACATAAGAAATTAAGCAGATATCCAACTACAGCTAATAATTTAAACATGCCTGAAAACCCGTTGAAGATTCGGGATTTTCAAACAAGTTTAAATTAAGTTTCCGTAGGATATCTGGAGTAAAGCTAAGAATAATAATTTTATTGTTCTTTATAACAAAGTTGTACAGCTGAATGGACTCGCCATTCACTGACAACGAGTCTCAGGAGAAGCAAGCAATGCTAGGCGCCTAGGAGTGAGGACCGGAGTTGGCTGGATAGGCCAATGAGGACCGGAGCGACGACGGCAACAACGCAGTGCGCCGCTTATCGTGAGACGAGTAAGGTCAAGTTATAAAGGGCGCATGGTGAATGCCTTGGCATCAGGAGCCGAAGAAGGACGTGATAAGCTGCGATAAGCTTCGGGTAGGCGCAAATAGCCTGTGATCCGGAGATCTCCGAATGAGGAAACTCACATGGGTAACCCCATGTATCCTTAAGTGAATCCATAGCTTAAGGAAGGTAAACCCAGGGAACTGAAACATCTAAGTACCTGGAGGAAGAGAAAGAAAAATCGATTCCGTCAGTAGCGGCGAGCGAAAGCGGAAGAGCCCAAACCAGAAACTTGTTTCTGGGGTTGCGGACAGATCATAACTCACTGAGATGGTTAACTGAATATTTCTGGAAAGTTAAGCCGCAGAGTGTAACAGCCACGTAAGTGAAAGCTGTCAAAGTGAAGATCTGATCCAGAGTACCACGAGACACGTGAAACCTTGTGGGAAGCAGGGAGGACCACCTCCCAAGGCTAAATACTACCTGATGACCGATAGCGAAGAAGTACCGTGAGGGAAAGGTGAAAAGAACCCCGGGAGGGGAGTGAAACAGAACCTGAAACCGTGTGCCTACAACCGGTCATAGCACTATATTCTGGGCGGGACTCACCTTTAGGTGTGTCCCCCGTCCTTAATCTGTGTGATGACGTGCTTTTTGTAGAACGATCCAGCGAGTTACGGCATGTAGCAAGGTTAAGTACTTAAGGTACGGAGCCGAAGGGAAACCGAGTCTGAACAGGGCGGATAGTTGCATGCTGTAGACCCGAAACCGGGTGACCTATCCATGGACAGGGTGAAGCGGAAGTAAAATTCCGTGGAGGCCCGAACCACGTTGGTGTTGAAAAACCATGGGATGAGCTGTGGATAGCGGAGAAATTCCAATCGAACCCGGAGATAGCTGGTTCTCCTCGAAATAGCTTTAGGGCTAGCGTCGGATAATTGAGTAATGGAGGTAGAGCACTGAATGGGCTAGGGGGCATTGCGCTTACTGAACCCTATCAAACTCCGAATGCCATATACTTGTATACCGGCAGTCAGACTGCGAGTGATAAGATCCGTAGTCAAAAGGGAAAAAGCCCAGACCGTCAGCTAAGGTCCCTAAGTGTAAGTTAAGTGGAAAAGGATGTGGGATTTCTAAGACAACTAGGATGTTGGCTTAGAAGCAGCCACTCATTTAAAGAGTGCGTAATAGCTCACTAGTCGAGAGATCCTGCGCCGAAGATGTCCGGGGCTCAAACTTACCACCGAAGCTACGGGTTGACGCTTGCGCGTCAGCGGTAGAGGAGCATCCTGTACGGGCTGAAGTCATACCGAAAGGAGTGGTGGACTGTACAGGAGAGAGAATGCTGGAATAAGTAGCGAGAAAAGAGTGAGAATCTCTTTGGTCGAAAACCTAAGGTTTCCTGGGGAAGGCTCGTCCTCCCAGGGTTAGTCGGGACCTAAGCCGAGGCCGAGAGGCGTAGGCGATGGACAATCGGTTGATATTCCGATACCACTATGACGCGTTATTACCGATGGGGTGACGCAGGAGGATAGGATGTGCCCACTATTGGATGTGGGTCTAAGCATCTAGGCAGAACAGATAGGCAAATCCGTCTGTTCAATGCTGAGGTGTGATGGGGAGCGAAATTTAGTAGCGAAGTATCTGATTCCACGCTGCCAAGAAAAGCCTCTAGGGAGTGAAGTAGTGCCCGTACCGCAAACCGACACAGGTAGGTGAGGAGAGAATCCTAAGACCAGCGGAAGAATTGCAGTTAAGGAACTCGGCAAATTGACCCCGTAACTTCGGGAGAAGGGGTGCCTACGCGAGTAGGCCGCAGAGAATAGGCCCAAGCAACTGTTTAGCAAAAACACAGGTCTCTGCTAAAGCGTAAGCTGATGTATAGGGGCTGACGCCTGCCCGGTGCTGGAAGGTTAAGGGGATTGCTTAGCGCAAGCGAAGGCATGAACTTAAGCCCCAGTAAACGGCGGCCGTAACTATAACGGTCCTAAGGTAGCGAAATTCCTTGTCGGGTAAGTTCCGACCCGCACGAATGGCGTAATGATTTGGGCACTGTCTCAACTGCAAATCCGGCGAAATTGTAGTGCAAGTGAAGATGCTTGCTACCCGCGATTGGACGGAAAGACCCCGTAGAGCTTTACTGTAGCTTAGCATTGAGTTTCGGTATTATCTGTACAGGATAGGTGGGAGACTTGGAAGCAAGGGCGTCAGCCTTTGTGGAGTCGACCTTGGGATACCACCCTGATGATACTGAGATTCTAACCGGACACCATGAAGCTGGTGACGGGACATTGTTAGGTGGGCAGTTTGACTGGGGCGGTCGCCTCCTAAAAAGTAACGGAGGCGCTCAAAGGTTCCCTCAGAACGGTTGGAAATCGTTCGTAGAGTGTAAAGGCAGAAGGGAGCCTGACTGCGACACCCACAAGTGGAGCAGGGACGAAAGTCGGACTTAGTGATCCGGTGGTACCTCGTGGGAGGGCCATCGCTCAACGGATAAAAGCTACCTCGGGGATAACAGGCTGATCTCCCCCAAGAGTCCACATCGACGGGGAGGTTTGGCACCTCGATGTCGGCTCGTCGCATCCTGGGGCTGAAGTAGGTCCCAAGGGTTGGGCTGTTCGCCCATTAAAGCGGCACGCGAGCTGGGTTCAGAACGTCGTGAGACAGTTCGGTCCCTATCCGTCGCGGGCGTAGGAAATTTGAGAGGAGCTGTCCTTAGTACGAGAGGACCGGGATGGACTGACCTCTGGTGTACCAGTTGTTCTGCCAGGAGCACCGCTGGGTAGCTATGTCGGGACGGGATAAACGCTGAAAGCATCTAAGCGTGAAGCCCACCTCAAGATAAGATTTCCCATGACGTAAGTCAGTAAGACCCCTTGAAGAACACAAGGTTGATAGGCTAGAGGTGTAAGCACAGTAATGTGTGCAGCTGACTAGTACTAATAGGTCGAGGACTTGACCTAAAACACATTCTTATGTGCAATTTTCAGAGAACAAACTTCTCTGATATCTGGTGATGATAGCGTGAGGGTTACACCCGTTCCCATTCCGAACACGATGGTTAAGACTCACAGCGCCGATGGTACTGCTCGGGAGACTGAGTGGAAGAGTAGGACGTTGCCAGGTCAGGCATTCCGCGATAGCTCAATGGTGGAGCATTCGGCTGTTAACCGAAGGGTTGGAGGTTCGAGTCCTCTTCGCGGAGCCATTTTTATTTTTTTGGAAAGTTAATCAGGCGTGAGCCTGATTTTTTTATTGAATATAGCAAGAGAAAGCTGTCCCTCTATATTCTTTTCAAGTGAACAACCTCTGAGAAGAGCTCTTTATTAAAGCCTTCAGAAACTGACACTTCAACGTTTCCCACTTTTACAGTAATAGTTGGCGATAATGTAATAGAACTTGTCTGAACTGAAACCCAATTTTGCTTAGCTTCGTCATTGGACTTAGTTTTTTTAAGCTTTTTATTCCAGCAATGCAGGGCATTTATGTTTTTCTTGTTAAGTTTGCACCATGCCTTTGCTGATAGTCCGCTGGAGTGATAATCATTAATTAAACCTTGCCATTCTTTAGAGTTATCTATACTTTTCAATATTCAAACCTCCCTAGTAAATCATCCTGAAGGTATTATCTCATAAAAATTTTATATAAAAGCTGTAGCAAATATTGCAAAAAAAATTGAATCCTTAGTAAATTAGATTACGGAAAAATCTGTGTCTACTTAATATACTTAATTTAACATGAGAGATTTTTCATTTGTAATATTAAAAAGTTTAGGATGTTTCATATTAGAAAAAGACTTGTTGCTTTAATTCTAACACTGATAATATCAGCTGTATCACTTGGTTTTACCAATGCTGATGCACCAGGTACAGTTGTTAACCATGAAATATCCTGCTTGTTACAGCCCTTATATAAAAATTCTTTCACAAATATTCCTTATAATTGAATATTTGTTTTATTTAGGAGGAATTTTTAAGTATGTGTAGAATAAATATCATCGAGGCTATATGCATATATAACCAAATCGCTAATTATTATTTAGGAGGAGAGAAAAAATAAGAAGAAAAAGATTATCATTATTAAGTTTACTTCTAACCATTGTTTTGACGTTATCAACTACCATTAATGTATTTGCAAAAGATAATTTTAGTGATGAAAAAGAGTATGCTAAGAAATTCCTTAAACTAATGGGCCATGATGTAGAACTAGGCAAAGCGATACCATTATATAATATTGATGATGAGTTAGAGGCACTAAGTATTTCAATAAACGATGGGGGTTATGTCATAATTAATACTAATGATTTATCAGTACCAGAGTTTTCATTAAAGACCGAAAATCCATATTCAGTTTTAAATGATACTTCGAAACCCATATACAATGGACCACTTAAATATTATAAATATGAGGATGGTCAACTAGTAAGTCTTAATACAAATAAAAAGGTAGACAAAGATAAGCTTACCAAGAATTATAAGAAATCTGCTTCCGAAAAAGAAAAAAATATAAATCAATTAAATGACGCTTACAGTATTGAGAGCAATTATTCATCGACATCTTACGGCTCAAGGATAACAGGAACTCTAAGAACATGGGCTACATCTCATTATTGTGGTGTAGATGGTGCTGCTATACTGCTTATGTATTATGATGATTATTACAATGATAATACTGTAGCTACCAGCTATGAATCAGCATCGGCTTTAACAGGTTTACTTGCCGGTACATACATTCCGGATGCCGGCACTAGCGCAAGCCAA is from Clostridium thermarum and encodes:
- the tnpA gene encoding IS66 family insertion sequence element accessory protein TnpA, coding for MKSIDNSKEWQGLINDYHSSGLSAKAWCKLNKKNINALHCWNKKLKKTKSNDEAKQNWVSVQTSSITLSPTITVKVGNVEVSVSEGFNKELFSEVVHLKRI